The Streptomyces sp. NBC_01439 genome contains the following window.
ATCGACGAGCGCATGGCCAACCCCGCACCCGGCATCCCGATCGAGGACATCATGAGGGAGACGCTGGCGCGCGGTGAGTGAGTACCGAACCGTCTTCCGCCCCGAGGCGCAGGCCGAGCTTCGGAAGATCCCGCGCGAGATGGCGCTGCGCATCCTGGCCAAGCTGACCGAGCTGGAAAGCGATCCGCTCGGCTTCAACACCACCGCACTCGTGTCCCAGCCAGACCGCCGGCGGCTACGGATTGGCGACTACCGCGTCGTCTACACGATCGGCAACGGGGAACTGGTGGTCGGGGTCGTTCACGTGTGACACCGGTCCACCGTTTACGACACCTGACCACCGCTGACCATACGTCAGAATATCCAGCACCCATCCAGCACGGTGACGGCGAAGGGGTCGAACTCGACAGAGTCCGACCCCTTCTGAGCTGCGCGTTTGACCCAATGCCTCACGTGCAGTAAGAGAACGACTACACGTTGAAGCGGAATGTCTGCCACCCAATCCTGACCTGCGGCGGAGCCCCGCCCAGGGCCCTGACCTGGGATTTCCTCGTTGGCTGCGTTGGCTCCCGACGGCTGTTTACGGGTGTCCTGCGGACTGGCTGCGGACTGGCCGGGTACGCCGAGGCAGAGAAATCCATGGCACACAGGCGGGACATGCGACCAGCACAGCCGGCGGTACGTCCGCCCGCTGGCCAAGGACGCGCCGCTGGATAGACCTCCACTGCGACCTCGCCAGCATTTGGTCCATCCGTGGCCACGCCTCTCCCCCGTCCAGCGGTGCTTGAGTGCTAGCAGCCTCGCCCTGGACTTCAGAGGGCCTTACCCGCCAGCCCCTCCAGCAGCATTGCCCGATTGATTCAAATCAGTCCACAACCTCTGGCCCGTCATCGCCTTCAATTGCTTCACCTTCAGGAGCAGCGACTCCTTCAGCGCTTCCCTGAACTAGCTGCAATGCCGGGCGGTACAAGAACGGAACCCAAAATTCGAGAGACGCGCGCTTCTCAAAGAAACCGACGTCCACCAACCGCAGAGCGATGACCTTTGCTTCCTCCTCGGAAACCTCCCAAATGACCGCCAGGCTCTGCACGCTATGGTTGGTCTTCTGCCCCTCCAGCGAACTAATCCTCGGACGGAGATCAGGATGCTCGGCGTACAGCGTCTTGGTAAGTCGGGTCGCGGAAACCGAAGGAAGAGCGGCCTTCAAGGACCCGCCGTCAAAGAGGCATTCACCTACGGGCTCAGGTTCGCCGAGTTCCTGCCGTCGGAGCTGCACGTTTCGGGCTTCACTCAGCAGGTGAATCAGTTCCCTGGGCGCGGTCTGCTTACTTCCGTCACGCGTGCGCCCCAGACACCAATCGAACGTCTTGGGTTTGTTCGGCCCGTTTTCTACTTGCTCCGGATAAACACGCCGGAACAGGGCTTCCTGGCCGGCAACCGAGGTGACGCCATCAACCGGGAGGCTATAGAAGCCCGCCAATGCAGGGTTGCGCACGAGTCGCTGGGTGACAAGCTGCATCAGCGCGGCCCTGTCCCACTGGAGCGTCAGCTCGCGCGTGATATGACTGGCCTCGCGAAACCCGCTCTCCGTGATCGCCTTCCAAATATCGCTCCGCAAGAAAATCTTCAGCCTGATCTGATGATTGTTTCCAATATCCAGGTACACCTTGAAGAGTGCGCGCAACGCTAGCTGTTCAAGTTCAGGCCTGCCTGCGAACGCCACATCCAAACGATCGAGCAGCAGCCACAGCTTCATACCGGCCCGCTTCAGCCCCCTATCAGCGGCTTCAAGCAGGTCGTCGACATGAACCACACCCTGGTCCCTCTGGGCCATATCAGGCTCACGAAAAGTGATACGGGTTCCCGCATCAACGATCCCTGCAAGAGAGAAGTTAGGCTCGATTTCTGTCGGGTAGAAGAAGTGCCGCACGTAGGCTCTGGCGTTTGCAAGCTTCTGACGAAGAGATGTCCCCTTCCCGGGGAGCATTTTCGCGTCAGCAAGCGTCCGGATTACGCGCTTGACATCCTCCCCGTCGAGCTTGTAATCCTCGAAGGTATCGGCGATGACCGACAGGAAGTAGAGCTTCCAGAGGCTGACGAACTCGTCTTCATTCGCTGGCGGGTTTTCAGCAAGGCTCGCAAACGCTGCGGCCCCCTGGGGCGACTCAGCAGGAGTGAGCTTCTTCGATGTGGCCACCGATCGGGTGACGGTCCGTGAAGCGAAACGAGCGAGGCCCCCGGGCTGTTGATCGAGATGTCTGACGTCTCAATTACGTTGCTCGGGGGCCTCGTTGGTCGTCCATCCTGCCGCAATCGACCTGCCGCACGCACTCGTGGAGTGGGTCACCATGCTGATCGTCACCCGTGAGGGCGACCGGCGCTGCAAGCTCCGTCCGTCCCAGCGCGCGATGGTGGCACTGGTGTACCTGCGCGAGCACACCACTTTGGCGAAGATCGCCGCCGGGTTCGGGATCAGCGAGTCCACCGCCCATGCCTACATCAGCGCGGTCGTCGACCTGCTCGCCGCGCGTGCGCCGGGTCTGCTGAGGACGCTGCGCGAGCATGATCCCGACTTCGTCCTGCTCGACGGGACCCTCGCCGAGTGCGACCGGGTCGGCGACGGCCGGGCCGACTACTCCCACAAGCACCGGCGCCACGGCGTGAACGTGCAGGTCGTCACCGATCCCGGCGGCCGGCTGCTGTGGCTCTCGCCCGCCCTGCCGGGCCGCACTCACGACCTGACCGCCGCCCGCACCCACCGGATCATCCGCATCTGCGAGCGCCAGGGCGTTCCCATCGTGGCCGATCTCGCCTACCAGGGCGCCGGTCCGTGGCTGACCACGGGCATCAAACGCAGGCCCCTGCAGGAACTGACCCCCACTGAGAAGACCCGCAACCGTGCCCTGGCCGCCACACGGGCACCCGTCGAACGCGGCGTCGCCCGCCTGAAGTCCTGGCGGATCTTCCGCAGGTCCCGATGCAGTCCCAACCGCATGACGTCAATCGCCAAGGCCGTCCTCACACTGGAGCTGCAACGCTGAAGAAGCTCAGTGATCAAAATGTCACGGTCAAATAGCTGCGACTCT
Protein-coding sequences here:
- a CDS encoding P-loop ATPase, Sll1717 family encodes the protein MATSKKLTPAESPQGAAAFASLAENPPANEDEFVSLWKLYFLSVIADTFEDYKLDGEDVKRVIRTLADAKMLPGKGTSLRQKLANARAYVRHFFYPTEIEPNFSLAGIVDAGTRITFREPDMAQRDQGVVHVDDLLEAADRGLKRAGMKLWLLLDRLDVAFAGRPELEQLALRALFKVYLDIGNNHQIRLKIFLRSDIWKAITESGFREASHITRELTLQWDRAALMQLVTQRLVRNPALAGFYSLPVDGVTSVAGQEALFRRVYPEQVENGPNKPKTFDWCLGRTRDGSKQTAPRELIHLLSEARNVQLRRQELGEPEPVGECLFDGGSLKAALPSVSATRLTKTLYAEHPDLRPRISSLEGQKTNHSVQSLAVIWEVSEEEAKVIALRLVDVGFFEKRASLEFWVPFLYRPALQLVQGSAEGVAAPEGEAIEGDDGPEVVD
- a CDS encoding type II toxin-antitoxin system RelE family toxin; the encoded protein is MSEYRTVFRPEAQAELRKIPREMALRILAKLTELESDPLGFNTTALVSQPDRRRLRIGDYRVVYTIGNGELVVGVVHV
- a CDS encoding transposase family protein, with translation MVVHPAAIDLPHALVEWVTMLIVTREGDRRCKLRPSQRAMVALVYLREHTTLAKIAAGFGISESTAHAYISAVVDLLAARAPGLLRTLREHDPDFVLLDGTLAECDRVGDGRADYSHKHRRHGVNVQVVTDPGGRLLWLSPALPGRTHDLTAARTHRIIRICERQGVPIVADLAYQGAGPWLTTGIKRRPLQELTPTEKTRNRALAATRAPVERGVARLKSWRIFRRSRCSPNRMTSIAKAVLTLELQR